In Pseudonocardia sp. C8, one genomic interval encodes:
- a CDS encoding DUF389 domain-containing protein — protein MLHLRVVCPPERTADVRDVLTGEPGAAHLVVQRGVAVQPAGDLVEAVVARECADDVLARLADLGVDHDGGITLEELDTVLSDRADAAEEAAPGDGTDAVVWDELINRTGTESRLSATFLAFLTIACLLGAIGAVTDSPVTVVGAMVLGPEFGPIAATAVGLVLRRGDLLRRGGLALAAGFPFAMLVTAGATLLFDLFGWLSASSLAHLPQTDFIYEVGPFSLVVAVLAGAAGMLSLTSARSSALVGVFISVVTVPAAGFASAAAVEGRWYEAGMSALQLGVNLAGMTVAAALVLLLARRRTRRRGADRGLPDG, from the coding sequence GTGCTGCACCTGCGCGTGGTCTGCCCGCCCGAGCGGACCGCCGACGTCCGCGACGTCCTCACCGGCGAGCCGGGGGCGGCCCACCTGGTCGTCCAGCGCGGGGTCGCGGTGCAGCCGGCCGGGGACCTGGTCGAGGCCGTCGTCGCGCGCGAGTGCGCCGACGACGTCCTCGCGCGCCTCGCCGACCTCGGGGTCGACCACGACGGCGGGATCACCCTCGAAGAGCTCGACACCGTGCTGTCCGACCGGGCCGACGCGGCCGAGGAGGCCGCCCCCGGGGACGGGACGGACGCCGTCGTCTGGGACGAGCTGATCAACCGCACCGGCACCGAGTCGCGGCTCTCGGCCACGTTCCTCGCGTTCCTCACGATCGCCTGCCTGCTCGGCGCGATCGGGGCCGTCACCGACTCCCCGGTCACCGTGGTCGGGGCGATGGTGCTCGGCCCGGAGTTCGGCCCGATCGCGGCGACGGCGGTCGGCCTGGTGCTGCGCCGGGGCGACCTGCTCCGCCGCGGCGGCCTCGCCCTGGCGGCCGGGTTCCCGTTCGCGATGCTGGTGACCGCGGGCGCCACGCTGCTGTTCGACCTGTTCGGCTGGCTGTCGGCGTCGTCGCTCGCGCACCTGCCCCAGACCGACTTCATCTACGAGGTCGGGCCGTTCTCGCTGGTCGTCGCGGTGCTGGCGGGCGCGGCCGGGATGCTGTCGCTGACCTCGGCACGGTCCTCGGCGCTGGTCGGGGTGTTCATCTCGGTGGTGACGGTGCCGGCCGCCGGGTTCGCGTCGGCCGCCGCCGTCGAGGGCCGCTGGTACGAGGCCGGGATGTCGGCCCTGCAACTGGGCGTCAACCTGGCGGGGATGACCGTCGCGGCGGCGCTGGTCCTGCTGCTGGCCCGCCGGCGTACCCGGCGTCGGGGCGCGGACCGCGGGCTCCCCGACGGGTAG
- the aspS gene encoding aspartate--tRNA ligase — protein MMRTHPVGTLRAENAGQTVTLAGWVARRRDHGGVIFIDLRDRSGSAQVVFREGEMAERAHRLRAEFCVQVVGEVVRRPAGNENPELPTGDIEVTVTELRVLSESAPLPFPIDEHTGVGEEIRLTHRYLDLRRTGPASVMKLRSDVNKAARDVLAGEDFIEVETPTLTRSTPEGARDFLVPARLRPGSWYALPQSPQLFKQLLMVGGLERYFQIARCYRDEDFRADRQPEFTQLDIEMSFVEQDDVIALAEKVLVALWKLVGHEIPTPIPRMSYAEAMSRFGSDKPDLRFGIELTELTGYFANTGFRVFQNPYVGAVVMPGGAAQPRKVLDGWQEWAKQRGARGLAYVLIGEDGTVDERGPVVKNLSEAERAGLAEATGANPGDCIFFAAGTPSEARALLGAARGEIARRIGAIDESAWSFVWIVDAPLFESTADTDDVAVGSGAWTALHHAFTSPTPEWIDTFEQDPGNALAYAYDIVCNGNEIGGGSIRIHDPEVQKRVFEVMGLSETEAKEKFGFLLDAFSYGPPPHGGIAFGWDRITALLAGVDSIREVIAFPKTGGGFDPLTHAPAPITAAQRKEAGVDAAPAGRAPGGSAPGKPGETGGGAPEKPGPAA, from the coding sequence GTGATGCGAACCCACCCCGTCGGCACGCTGCGTGCCGAGAACGCCGGCCAGACCGTGACCCTCGCCGGATGGGTGGCGCGCCGCCGGGATCACGGCGGCGTGATCTTCATCGACCTGCGTGACCGGTCCGGGAGCGCCCAGGTGGTGTTCCGCGAGGGCGAGATGGCCGAGCGGGCCCACCGGCTGCGGGCCGAGTTCTGCGTACAGGTCGTCGGCGAGGTCGTCCGGCGCCCCGCCGGCAACGAGAACCCCGAGCTGCCCACCGGTGACATCGAGGTCACGGTCACCGAGCTGCGGGTGCTGTCCGAGTCGGCGCCGCTGCCGTTCCCGATCGACGAGCACACCGGCGTCGGCGAGGAGATCCGCCTGACGCACCGCTACCTCGACCTGCGCCGCACCGGCCCGGCGTCGGTGATGAAGCTGCGCAGCGACGTCAACAAGGCCGCCCGGGACGTGCTGGCCGGCGAGGACTTCATCGAGGTCGAGACGCCGACCCTGACCCGCTCGACCCCGGAGGGCGCCCGGGACTTCCTCGTCCCGGCCCGGCTGCGGCCCGGCTCGTGGTACGCGCTGCCGCAGAGCCCGCAGCTGTTCAAGCAGCTGCTGATGGTCGGCGGCCTGGAGCGCTACTTCCAGATCGCGCGCTGCTACCGGGACGAGGACTTCCGTGCCGACCGGCAGCCCGAGTTCACCCAGCTCGACATCGAGATGAGCTTCGTCGAGCAGGACGACGTCATCGCGCTGGCCGAGAAGGTGCTGGTCGCGCTGTGGAAGCTGGTCGGCCACGAGATCCCGACGCCGATCCCGCGGATGAGCTACGCCGAGGCCATGTCCCGCTTCGGGTCCGACAAGCCGGACCTGCGGTTCGGCATCGAGCTGACCGAGCTCACCGGGTACTTCGCGAACACCGGGTTCCGGGTGTTCCAGAACCCCTACGTCGGCGCCGTCGTCATGCCGGGAGGTGCCGCGCAGCCGCGCAAGGTGCTCGACGGCTGGCAGGAGTGGGCCAAGCAGCGCGGCGCCCGCGGGCTCGCCTACGTCCTGATCGGTGAGGACGGGACGGTCGACGAGCGCGGCCCGGTCGTGAAGAACCTGTCCGAGGCCGAGCGGGCCGGGCTGGCCGAGGCCACCGGTGCGAACCCCGGCGACTGCATCTTCTTCGCGGCCGGCACGCCGTCCGAGGCCCGCGCCCTGCTGGGCGCCGCCCGCGGCGAGATCGCGCGGCGGATCGGCGCGATCGACGAGTCCGCGTGGTCGTTCGTGTGGATCGTGGACGCCCCGCTGTTCGAGTCGACCGCCGACACCGACGACGTCGCGGTGGGCTCGGGGGCCTGGACGGCGTTGCACCACGCGTTCACCTCGCCGACCCCGGAGTGGATCGACACCTTCGAGCAGGACCCCGGGAACGCGCTCGCGTACGCCTACGACATCGTCTGCAACGGCAACGAGATCGGCGGCGGCTCCATCCGTATCCACGACCCCGAGGTCCAGAAGCGGGTCTTCGAGGTCATGGGCCTGTCCGAGACCGAGGCCAAGGAGAAGTTCGGCTTCCTGCTCGACGCGTTCTCCTACGGCCCGCCCCCGCACGGCGGGATCGCGTTCGGGTGGGACCGGATCACCGCGCTGCTCGCCGGCGTCGATTCGATCCGGGAGGTCATCGCGTTCCCGAAGACCGGCGGCGGCTTCGACCCGCTGACCCACGCGCCGGCGCCGATCACCGCCGCCCAGCGCAAGGAGGCCGGGGTCGACGCGGCGCCGGCCGGTCGCGCCCCCGGTGGGTCCGCCCCCGGCAAGCCCGGCGAGACCGGTGGCGGTGCCCCGGAGAAGCCCGGGCCCGCCGCGTAG
- a CDS encoding intein-containing Rv2578c family radical SAM protein produces the protein MGVRWSGQQVGLDGIGTDAALPGMRGLLRSVRTPEFAGTVFHEVEARSVLNRVPSSSPMPFGWTVNPYRGCSHACTYCLDGATPVLTADGRSRPIGELRAGDEVVGTVPDARGRRRFVRTPVLARWSTHRRAQRVVLDDGTLLVTSAEHRFLTRGGWAHVRPGRCRASADRPHLRPGSELAGPGAAAMPGRPRPDGYAQGYLCGLARADAVRGRVTAAPFPSAWVELEALARAHHLLTSRPVVAHGPDRAPRPAAGGVAAVAGERPSPAAWPDRPGPGWSAGFLGGVLDVCGEVSAGVLRVVPADEVLTRATVEALRRLGFRVASEPSGRPGGRALRVLGGAAEQLRLVAAADPAVARVRDVGGALVEEPPDGAPRVVDVEDTGEIVPMVDITTGTGDFVAAGVVSHNCFARNTHTYLDLDAGADFDSQIVVKVNVARVLERELARPGWRREHVAMGTNTDPYQRAEGRYRLMPGVISALARSGTPFSILTKGTVLTRDLPELAAANADVRVGTGVSIALLDRGLQARLEPGTPSPRARLDLVRRITDAGLPCGVMVAPVLPWLTDSEEALDAVLAEIAAAGATGATVLALHLRPGTREWFLQWLAREYPKLLPRYERLYRRGANADREYRTALHRRVVPLLARHGLDRRDPAAGDPASRKPVRDLGWTRQEEPPAVPDPRAGQLSLL, from the coding sequence ATGGGTGTGCGGTGGAGCGGACAGCAGGTGGGACTCGACGGGATCGGCACCGATGCGGCGCTGCCCGGGATGCGCGGGTTGCTGCGCAGCGTGCGGACCCCGGAGTTCGCGGGCACGGTCTTCCACGAGGTGGAGGCGCGGTCGGTGCTGAACCGGGTGCCGTCGTCGTCGCCGATGCCGTTCGGCTGGACGGTCAACCCGTACCGCGGCTGCTCCCATGCCTGCACCTACTGCCTGGACGGGGCGACCCCGGTGCTGACCGCCGACGGCCGCTCCCGGCCCATCGGCGAGCTCCGGGCCGGCGACGAGGTCGTCGGCACGGTGCCCGACGCGCGCGGCCGGCGGCGGTTCGTCCGCACCCCGGTGCTGGCGCGCTGGTCCACCCATCGCCGGGCGCAGCGGGTGGTCCTCGACGACGGCACGCTGCTGGTGACCTCGGCCGAACACCGTTTCCTCACCCGGGGCGGGTGGGCGCACGTCCGGCCCGGGCGGTGCCGGGCGTCGGCGGACCGGCCGCACCTGCGCCCCGGCTCGGAGCTGGCCGGTCCCGGTGCCGCGGCGATGCCGGGCCGGCCCCGGCCGGACGGCTACGCGCAGGGCTACCTCTGCGGGCTGGCCCGGGCCGATGCGGTCCGCGGCCGGGTGACCGCCGCTCCGTTCCCGTCGGCATGGGTGGAGCTGGAGGCGCTGGCCCGGGCCCACCACCTGCTCACGTCGCGGCCGGTGGTGGCGCACGGTCCGGACCGCGCGCCGCGTCCCGCGGCCGGCGGGGTCGCGGCGGTCGCGGGGGAGCGGCCTTCACCGGCGGCCTGGCCGGACCGACCCGGCCCCGGCTGGTCCGCCGGCTTCCTCGGTGGCGTGCTGGACGTGTGCGGCGAGGTGAGCGCCGGAGTGCTGCGGGTCGTCCCCGCCGACGAGGTGCTCACCCGGGCGACCGTCGAGGCGCTGCGCCGGCTCGGGTTCCGGGTCGCGTCCGAACCGTCGGGCCGGCCGGGCGGCCGCGCCCTGCGGGTGCTGGGCGGGGCTGCCGAGCAGCTGCGGCTGGTCGCCGCCGCCGACCCGGCCGTGGCCCGGGTGCGCGACGTCGGCGGCGCGCTCGTGGAGGAACCACCGGACGGTGCCCCGCGGGTCGTCGACGTGGAGGACACCGGGGAGATCGTCCCGATGGTCGACATCACGACCGGCACCGGCGACTTCGTCGCGGCCGGTGTCGTGAGCCACAACTGCTTCGCCCGGAACACGCACACCTACCTGGACCTGGACGCGGGCGCCGACTTCGACTCGCAGATCGTGGTGAAGGTGAACGTGGCCCGCGTCCTGGAACGGGAGCTGGCCCGGCCGGGCTGGCGCCGCGAGCACGTCGCGATGGGCACCAACACCGATCCCTACCAGCGCGCCGAGGGTCGCTACCGGCTGATGCCGGGCGTGATCTCCGCGCTCGCCCGGTCGGGCACGCCGTTCTCGATCCTCACCAAGGGCACCGTCCTCACCCGGGACCTCCCGGAACTGGCCGCCGCGAACGCCGACGTCCGGGTCGGGACCGGGGTGTCGATCGCGCTGCTGGACCGCGGCCTGCAGGCGCGGCTCGAACCCGGGACACCGAGCCCGCGGGCCCGCCTGGACCTGGTCCGCCGGATCACCGACGCCGGGCTGCCGTGCGGGGTGATGGTCGCGCCCGTGCTGCCCTGGCTCACCGACTCCGAGGAGGCGCTCGACGCGGTGCTCGCGGAGATCGCCGCCGCCGGCGCGACCGGTGCGACGGTGCTCGCGCTGCACCTGCGCCCCGGAACCCGGGAATGGTTCCTGCAGTGGCTCGCCCGGGAGTACCCGAAGTTGCTGCCGCGCTACGAGCGGCTCTACCGGCGGGGCGCCAACGCCGACCGGGAGTACCGGACCGCGCTGCACCGGCGGGTCGTCCCGCTGCTGGCCCGGCACGGCCTGGACCGGCGGGATCCGGCAGCCGGGGACCCCGCGTCGCGGAAGCCGGTGCGGGATCTGGGTTGGACCCGTCAGGAGGAGCCACCTGCCGTGCCCGACCCGCGGGCCGGCCAGCTGAGCCTGCTGTAA
- a CDS encoding YibE/F family protein, with amino-acid sequence MALLWPGQAPVPELPPTQQVRAEVTAVQVADCTPGSGDGACTGVTVTMTDGPRAGRTLVQLVPDEPSSPRFAAGDPVTLAWSGGNPDEAGSYQLNDFQRGPPLIWLAAAFALAVVLLGRLRGLAALAGLLLSFAVLLWFVLPSILSGRSPLAVAVTGACLIMFVVLYLTHGFSARTSCAVLGTLASLALIGVLGSAFTAAARLTGLDDTTTNLIGTLGPGVPIDPRGLVLAGLVIGALGALDDVTVTQASAVWELGAADPELGAGKLFAAGMRIGRDHVASAVNTLVLAYAGAALPLLLLFSVAAGGVTEVLTSQDVATEIVRTLVGSIGLVAAVPVTTGLAALVVARR; translated from the coding sequence GTGGCGCTGCTGTGGCCCGGGCAGGCCCCGGTGCCCGAGCTGCCGCCGACCCAGCAGGTCCGCGCCGAGGTGACGGCCGTGCAGGTCGCCGACTGCACCCCCGGCTCCGGGGACGGCGCCTGCACCGGCGTCACCGTCACCATGACCGACGGTCCACGGGCCGGCCGGACCCTCGTGCAGCTCGTCCCGGACGAACCGTCCAGCCCGCGCTTCGCCGCCGGCGACCCGGTGACGCTCGCCTGGTCCGGGGGCAACCCCGACGAGGCCGGGTCCTACCAGCTCAACGACTTCCAGCGCGGACCCCCGCTGATCTGGCTGGCGGCGGCGTTCGCGCTGGCCGTCGTGCTGCTCGGCCGGCTGCGCGGGCTCGCCGCGCTGGCCGGGCTGCTCCTCAGCTTCGCGGTGCTGCTGTGGTTCGTGCTGCCCTCGATCCTGTCCGGGCGCTCGCCGCTGGCGGTCGCGGTGACCGGCGCGTGCCTGATCATGTTCGTGGTGCTGTACCTGACGCACGGGTTCAGCGCCCGGACCTCCTGCGCCGTGCTGGGGACGCTGGCCTCGCTCGCCCTGATCGGCGTGCTCGGCTCCGCGTTCACCGCCGCGGCCCGGCTGACCGGCCTGGACGACACGACCACGAACCTCATCGGCACCCTCGGGCCCGGCGTCCCGATCGACCCGCGCGGGCTGGTGCTGGCCGGGCTGGTGATCGGCGCCCTGGGCGCGCTGGACGACGTCACGGTCACCCAGGCGTCGGCCGTCTGGGAGCTCGGTGCCGCCGACCCGGAGCTCGGTGCCGGGAAGCTGTTCGCCGCCGGGATGCGGATCGGGCGGGACCACGTCGCGTCCGCGGTGAACACCCTCGTGCTGGCCTACGCCGGCGCCGCGCTGCCGTTGCTGCTGCTGTTCAGCGTCGCCGCCGGCGGGGTGACCGAGGTGCTGACCAGCCAGGACGTCGCGACCGAGATCGTCAGGACGCTGGTGGGCAGCATCGGGCTGGTGGCCGCGGTGCCGGTCACCACGGGCCTCGCGGCACTGGTCGTCGCGCGGCGCTGA
- a CDS encoding bifunctional 2-polyprenyl-6-hydroxyphenol methylase/3-demethylubiquinol 3-O-methyltransferase UbiG, with amino-acid sequence MSGEDRERWDARHLGLGPGTPQPPDALRGHLDLVPAQGRALDVACGRGAVAVWLAGRGLDVVAVDVSPAGLAAAAELATAERPPGRIRWVEADLDDGFPIEDGTYDVVVCQRFRAPALYPVLASAVAPGGLLAITVLSEVGDAGGRFRAAPGELVRAFADLEIVAHHEDAGEAHLLARRPA; translated from the coding sequence ATGAGCGGGGAGGACCGCGAGCGCTGGGACGCCCGGCACCTCGGGCTCGGCCCGGGCACGCCGCAGCCGCCGGACGCGTTGCGCGGGCACCTCGACCTGGTGCCGGCCCAGGGCCGTGCCCTGGACGTGGCGTGCGGGCGGGGCGCCGTCGCCGTGTGGCTGGCCGGCCGGGGCCTGGACGTCGTCGCCGTCGACGTCTCGCCGGCCGGTCTGGCCGCCGCGGCGGAGCTGGCGACCGCGGAACGGCCGCCCGGCCGGATCCGCTGGGTCGAGGCCGATCTCGACGACGGGTTCCCGATCGAGGACGGGACCTACGACGTCGTCGTCTGCCAGCGGTTCCGGGCTCCCGCGCTGTACCCGGTGCTGGCGTCGGCGGTCGCGCCCGGCGGACTGCTGGCGATCACCGTGCTGTCCGAGGTCGGCGACGCCGGCGGGCGGTTCCGCGCCGCGCCCGGCGAGCTGGTCCGGGCGTTCGCAGACCTGGAGATCGTGGCGCACCACGAGGACGCCGGGGAGGCGCACCTGCTGGCGAGGCGCCCCGCCTGA
- the hisS gene encoding histidine--tRNA ligase → MTATEQRADGARARKPEPFAAPKGIPEYLPPDSAGFVHVRDTLAAAAARAGYGHIELPVFEETGLYARGVGESTDVVSKEMYTFADRGERSVTLRPEGTAGVVRSVIEHSLDKQGLPVKLRYTGPFFRYERPQAGRYRQLQQVGVEAIGVDDPALDAEVIAIADEGFKALGLTGYRLEITSLGDAECRPAYRARLQEFLAGLDLDEPTKARAEINPLRVLDDKRPEVRAAMAEAPLLMDHLSDAAAAHHAAVLEHLDDLGVAYTPNPRMVRGLDYYTKTTFEFVHDGLGAQSGIGGGGRYDGLMATLGGPELSGVGFGIGVDRTLLACGVEGVQPWSAARSEVFGVPLGDAAKRRLVTIAAGLRARGVRVDLSYGGRGLKGAMKSADRSGARFALVLGERDLAGGTIGLKDLVSGEQQDVPLDAVVEAVVTAVAAEVDPGGR, encoded by the coding sequence GTGACCGCCACCGAGCAGCGAGCCGACGGCGCCCGGGCGCGCAAGCCCGAGCCGTTCGCCGCGCCGAAGGGCATCCCGGAGTACCTGCCGCCGGACTCGGCCGGGTTCGTGCACGTCCGGGACACCCTCGCCGCGGCCGCGGCCCGCGCCGGGTACGGCCACATCGAGCTGCCGGTCTTCGAGGAGACCGGGCTCTACGCCCGCGGGGTGGGGGAGTCCACCGACGTCGTCTCCAAGGAGATGTACACGTTCGCCGACCGGGGCGAGCGGTCGGTGACGCTGCGGCCCGAGGGGACCGCGGGCGTCGTCCGGTCGGTGATCGAGCACAGCCTCGACAAGCAGGGCCTGCCGGTGAAGCTGCGCTACACGGGGCCGTTCTTCCGCTACGAGCGCCCGCAGGCCGGGCGCTACCGGCAGCTGCAGCAGGTCGGCGTGGAGGCGATCGGCGTCGACGACCCCGCGCTCGACGCCGAGGTGATCGCGATCGCCGACGAGGGCTTCAAGGCGCTCGGCCTCACCGGCTACCGGCTGGAGATCACCTCGCTCGGGGACGCCGAGTGCCGTCCCGCCTACCGGGCGCGGCTGCAGGAGTTCCTGGCCGGGCTGGACCTCGACGAGCCGACGAAGGCCCGCGCCGAGATCAACCCGCTGCGGGTGCTCGACGACAAGCGGCCCGAGGTTCGCGCCGCCATGGCCGAGGCGCCGCTGCTCATGGACCACCTGTCGGACGCCGCCGCGGCGCACCACGCCGCCGTCCTCGAACACCTCGACGACCTCGGTGTCGCGTACACACCGAACCCGCGGATGGTGCGCGGCCTGGACTACTACACGAAGACGACCTTCGAGTTCGTGCACGACGGGCTCGGCGCCCAGTCCGGGATCGGCGGCGGCGGACGCTACGACGGCCTCATGGCCACCCTCGGCGGGCCGGAGCTGTCCGGGGTCGGGTTCGGCATCGGCGTCGACCGGACGCTCCTGGCCTGCGGTGTCGAGGGCGTCCAGCCGTGGTCGGCGGCACGCTCCGAGGTGTTCGGCGTCCCGCTCGGGGACGCCGCGAAACGCCGCCTGGTCACGATCGCGGCCGGGCTGCGGGCGCGGGGGGTCCGGGTGGACCTGTCCTACGGCGGCCGCGGGCTCAAGGGCGCGATGAAGTCCGCCGACCGGTCCGGAGCCCGGTTCGCGCTGGTGCTCGGCGAGCGGGACCTGGCGGGTGGGACGATCGGGCTCAAGGACCTGGTCTCCGGCGAGCAGCAGGACGTGCCGCTGGACGCGGTCGTGGAGGCCGTGGTGACCGCGGTCGCCGCCGAGGTCGATCCCGGCGGCCGATGA
- a CDS encoding peptidylprolyl isomerase, whose product MATNQQRREAAKRKLAAQQARRAERAAKRKRTTTIAAVATVLVVALVAAVVYALTSAWSGPAEPAAAGGGPDTSALPTVPLPQRPTALPASVNCDYPASPEPASKPVGPPAAGPVPAAGTVPATLQTSAGPIDLTLDRGLAPCTVHSFVHLAEQGFFDGTSCHRLTTSPGLQVLQCGDPTGQGNGGPGYSFADEVFPGLTYGRGLLAMANAGPDTNGSQFFMIYGDAQLPPNYTVFGSIGPQGLATLDTVAKGGESAGSGDGTPNVPVRIERTS is encoded by the coding sequence GTGGCGACGAATCAGCAGCGCCGGGAGGCGGCGAAGCGGAAGCTGGCGGCCCAGCAGGCCCGCCGGGCCGAGCGGGCGGCGAAGCGGAAACGAACCACCACGATCGCCGCGGTGGCGACGGTCCTCGTGGTTGCGCTGGTCGCCGCCGTCGTCTACGCGCTCACCTCGGCGTGGAGCGGGCCGGCCGAGCCGGCGGCCGCGGGCGGCGGGCCGGACACCTCGGCCCTGCCGACGGTGCCGCTGCCGCAGCGCCCGACCGCGCTGCCCGCGTCGGTGAACTGCGACTACCCCGCGTCGCCCGAGCCGGCGTCCAAGCCGGTCGGCCCGCCCGCCGCCGGTCCGGTGCCCGCCGCGGGCACGGTGCCCGCCACCCTGCAGACCAGCGCCGGGCCGATCGACCTCACCCTCGACCGGGGGCTCGCGCCGTGCACGGTGCACAGCTTCGTGCACCTCGCCGAACAGGGTTTCTTCGACGGCACCTCCTGCCACCGGCTCACCACCAGCCCCGGCCTGCAGGTCCTGCAGTGCGGTGACCCGACCGGGCAGGGCAACGGCGGCCCCGGCTACTCGTTCGCGGACGAGGTCTTCCCCGGGCTCACCTACGGCCGCGGGCTGCTCGCCATGGCGAACGCCGGCCCGGACACCAACGGCAGCCAGTTCTTCATGATCTACGGCGACGCCCAGCTGCCGCCGAACTACACGGTCTTCGGTTCGATCGGCCCGCAGGGCCTCGCGACCCTGGACACCGTCGCGAAGGGCGGCGAGTCGGCCGGGTCCGGGGACGGCACCCCGAACGTCCCGGTCCGCATCGAACGCACCTCGTGA